One genomic window of Branchiostoma floridae strain S238N-H82 chromosome 4, Bfl_VNyyK, whole genome shotgun sequence includes the following:
- the LOC118413632 gene encoding isatin hydrolase-like, with amino-acid sequence MAATDDFSPVVILVLLRLHGGCLEQSEEPRLIDLTWTMEERMNMYPTHAEYRFTIVYRGELAPGYPESYLESNNLFMSEHTGTHLDAPAHFVPGAWRLDEIPLGHLTGPGVVVDVRDKIGNNSDYAITQQDLQDWERQYGRIPDDSILLLRTGWGEWFWEQGPQAFLGTDTEDVNLVHFPGLHPEGAQWLVDNRNAPLVHRILLPNNVLILENVAHLDKMPPTGSTVYAMPIKIGQGSGAPVRVFAIVDGRTSTAGLSTPNWAAMLSTLLILQLAVM; translated from the exons GTACTATTGAGACTCCACGGTGGTTGTTTGGAACAATCTGAGGAACCTCGCCTGATAGACCTGACATGGACTATGGAGGAGAGAATGAACATGTACCCAACGCACGCAGAATATCGCTTCACCATTGTTTACAG AGGTGAACTGGCTCCTGGGTACCCCGAGTCCTATCTGGAGTCCAACAACCTCTTCATGTCTGAACATACGGGAACTCACCTGGACGCGCCTGCGCACTTCGTGCCTGGGGCCTGGAGAC TTGACGAGATCCCGCTCGGTCACCTGACCGGCCCGGGAGTGGTGGTGGACGTGCGGGACAAGATCGGGAACAACTCGGACTACGCCATCACACAACAGGACTTACAGGACTGGGAACGGCAGTATGGGCGCATCCCTGACGACAGTATTCTCCTGC TCCGTACAGGCTGGGGGGAGTGGTTCTGGGAACAAGGACCCCAGGCTTTCCTTGGCACAGACACTGAAGACGTCAATCTGGTGCATTTCCCTGGTCTCCACCCAGAGGGCGCTCAGTGGCTTGTAGACAACCGTAAT GCGCCTCTGGTCCACCGAATCCTTCTGCCCAACAACGTCCTCATCCTGGAGAACGTTGCCCACCTGGACAAGATGCCCCCTACCGGTTCCACCGTGTACGCCATGCCCATAAAGATCGGCCAGGGAAGCGGAGCTCCTGTTCGGGTCTTCGCGATCGTGGACGGAAGAACCAGCACAGCGGGGCTATCGACGCCAAACTGGGCCGCCATGTTGTCTACTCTGCTCATCTTGCAATTGGCTGTTATGTAA
- the LOC118414720 gene encoding uncharacterized protein LOC118414720 isoform X1, which yields MAYPLKSEEMLFSKKLNPPYHPPLFLNNCVIKSVKSHKHIGSFLTTTMSWEMQISNMISKTSKRVSALNKLKFRLPRTVLDTIYKSFIRPLLEYADIIWHGCTSCDSQRLERVQYECALTVSGAVRGSSYSSLLAELGWERLSDRRHVHSLVMFYKIVNGHTRQYLKDLIPPVVSVFTSHNLRNKHNLRVPICTTSRYQKSFIPYATQHWNGLDTAVRSLSFSLYKKHLMKLVRPSINKHFSYGPRYTCALLTRLRIGTCSLNQSLFIRNLASSPACNCGCRCEGVVHFLLYCPTYQQYRTIFFDNLQNLLGNSLDFNSLSESARIHLLLRGSTCLSYHTNCSILKLTQLYIVHTKRFATTL from the coding sequence ATGGCTTATCCCTTAAAAAGTGAAGAAATGCTTTTTTCtaagaaattaaatcccccttACCATCCACCTCTTTTCCTCAACAACTGTGTTATTAAGTCCGTTAAATCTCATAAGCACATAGGAAGTTTTTTAACAACCACCATGTCATGGGAAATGCAAATTTCAAATATGATTTCCAAGACATCTAAACGAGTGTCTGCACTTAACAAATTGAAATTTAGATTACCTCGAACAGTACTTGATACTATTTATAAGTCCTTTATCCGTCCTCTTCTTGAGTATGCCGATATCATATGGCATGGATGTACTTCATGTGATTCCCAACGTTTAGAACGTGTTCAGTACGAATGTGCACTTACAGTCTCAGGGGCAGTAAGAGGTTCTTCTTACTCTTCGCTCCTTGCTGAACTTGGTTGGGAAAGACTTTCTGATCGGAGACACGTTCACTCCTTGGTCATGTTTTACAAGATTGTTAACGGTCATACTCGCCAGTATCTTAAGGACTTGATTCCTCCCGTAGTTTCTGTTTTTACTTCTCATAATCTTCGCAACAAACACAACCTACGGGTACCGATTTGCACTACAAGTCGATACcaaaagtcttttattccttATGCAACACAACACTGGAATGGTCTTGACACTGCTGTTCGTTCACTTAGCTTTTCACTGTATAAAAAACATTTAATGAAATTAGTACGCCCCTCCATCAATAAACATTTTAGCTACGGTCCTCGGTACACCTGCGCACTCCTTACACGCCTTCGCATAGGTACCTGCAGTCTAAACCAAAGTTTATTTATCCGAAATTTAGCTTCTAGTCCAGCCTGTAACTGTGGGTGTCGATGTGAAGGtgttgtgcattttttgttatactgccctacctatcaacaataCAGAACCATTTTTTTCGACAATCTTCAGAACCTGCTAGGCAATTCTCTTGATTTCAATAGTTTATCCGAATCAGCCCGTATCCATTTACTTTTAAGGGGTTCAACTTGTCTGTCATATcatacaaactgcagtatcttaAAGTTGACCcagttatatattgtacataccaaacgttttgcaactaccttgtaa
- the LOC118414720 gene encoding isatin hydrolase-like isoform X2 — MAATNAFSSLLILIVSGLLLGCLGQSDDRGPRLIDLTWSLKSGIPVFPFYPPYQFTIVHRGNQTGGYYLESNEIAMNEHTGTHIDAPAHFVPGAWKLDQIPLGHLTGPGVMIDVRDKIGDNTDYAVTTQDLQDWEREYGRIPEGGIIMIRSGWGEQFFEEGPVPYLGSDQKNASLLHSPGLHPDAAQWLVDNRDVKVIGFDTISADTGDSTTYPTHKILLPNNIIIIENVGHLNEMPPTGSTVYVMPIKIGDGSGAPSRVFAIIDDRTSTAGLTTPDFILILASAIMLIVQAM; from the exons ATGGCGGCCACAAACGCCTTTTCTTCACTTCTCATCTTG ATAGTGTCCGGACTCCTTCTTGGTTGTTTGGGACAATCTGACGATCGCGGTCCGCGGCTGATCGACCTGACATGGTCCCTAAAGAGCGGCATACCGGTCTTCCCCTTCTACCCTCCCTACCAGTTCACTATTGTTCACAG AGGTAACCAGACTGGAGGCTACTACCTGGAGTCTAACGAGATCGCCATGAACGAGCACACCGGGACTCACATAGACGCGCCCGCACATTTCGTGCCAGGAGCGTGGAAAC TCGACCAGATCCCGCTCGGCCACCTGACCGGCCCTGGAGTGATGATTGACGTGAGGGATAAGATAGGAGACAACACTGACTACGCCGTCACAACGCAAGACTTACAGGACTGGGAACGAGAGTATGGGCGTATCCCAGAAGGTGGCATCATCATGA TCCGTTCAGGTTGGGGTGAACAGTTCTTTGAGGAAGGACCAGTGCCATATCTGGGCTCGGACCAAAAGAACGCCTCCCTTCTGCACTCCCCGGGACTGCACCCAGATGCCGCCCAATGGCTTGTTGACAACCGTGATGTGAAAGTGATCGGGTTTGACACTATCTCCGCGGATACTGGAGACTCTACG ACGTATCCGACTCACAAGATCCTCCTAcccaacaacatcatcatcatagagaACGTGGGCCACCTGAACGAGATGCCCCCTACCGGTTCCACCGTGTACGTCATGCCCATAAAGATCGGCGATGGAAGCGGAGCTCCCTCTCGAGTTTTTGCCATCATTGATGACAGAACCAGCACAGCGGGGCTTACAACACCGGATTTCATCCTCATCTTGGCTTCTGCCATTATGCTTATCGTTCAGGCTATGTAG
- the LOC118414095 gene encoding medium-chain acyl-CoA ligase ACSF2, mitochondrial-like isoform X1 — protein sequence MKTCLSGKMLMNILHKSVRVTNLRRLKTSLVSSRQLSKSLQDSISTRQSLYGVDTSEAVHLTHSYRHGLGAAPLQGVTIGQKLQQTVQKFPNREMFVFKRGNVRRTFQQFFEECDQLAAGLVALGLKRGDRVGMWGPNTLEWVLTQFATARAGLIMVSINPAYQVNELVHALKKVGCRAIISASTFKTQDYYKMLHQALPELDRCKAGQLKAKGLPMLETIIMLGEEKFPGTFSFPEVQEMGDHAHRRTVLEMQDKLQFDDPINIQFTSGTTGRPKGATLTHHNIVNNQWFVGRRLGYHEMHHRLCMAVPLYHCFGMVLASMAAAVFGTTIVSPSPSFEPEPTLQAIQEERCTSIYGTPTMFIDMLHHPNFDKYRLTSLNTGLIGGSYCPAELMKQVVSQMHCPEICIPYGTTENGPLTFLGHKCDNLERKCNTIGQPLPHVEVKIVNINGEITPVNVPGELWTRGHGTMHGYWGDRDKTTEVIGPDRWYRTGDVAVLDEQGYGRIVGRIKDIRGGENIYPREIEEFLHTHPKVKDVQVIGVPDERMGEEVCAWIKLKEGENMVENDVKTFCKGQISHFKIPRYIRFVEEFPLTVTGKVQKYKMREQMVKELGLQR from the exons ATGAAAACTTGCCTGTCTGGGAAGATGTTGATGAATATTCTGCATAAAAGCGTGAGAGTCACCAATCTCCGAAGACTTAAAACTTCACTGGTTTCTTCTCGACAGCTATCCAAGTCTCTACAAGACTCTATTTCTACAAGACAAAG tctATATGGAGTGGACACTTCAGAAGCTGTCCACCTGACCCACAGCTACCGCCATGGTCTGGGCGCCGCCCCGCTCCAGGGTGTCACCATTGGGCAGAAACTCCAGCAGACCGTACAGAAGTTCCCCAATCGGGAGATGTTCGTCTTCAAGAGGGGAAACGTTCGCCGGACGTTCCAACAGTTTTTTGAAGAG TGTGATCAGTTGGCAGCAGGGCTGGTGGCCTTGGGGCTCAAAAGAGGGGACAGGGTTGGGATGTGGGGGCCGAACACACTGGAGTGGGTATTGACGCAGTTCGCAACAGCCAGGGCTGGCTTGATCATG GTGAGCATAAATCCAGCATACCAGGTCAACGAGCTGGTCCATGCGCTGAAAAAG GTTGGATGCCGTGCCATCATCTCAGCCTCTACCTTTAAGACTCAAGATTATTATAAGATGCTTCACCAAGCGCTCCCTGAACTGGACAGATGCAAGGCTGGGCAGCTGAAAGCGAAAGG TTTGCCAATGCTTGAAACAATCATCATGCTTGGCGAGGAAAAATTTCCGGGAACTTTCTCGTTCCCGGAAGTCCAAGAAATGGGTGACCACGCCCACAGGAGGACTGTCCTGGAAATGCAGGACAAGCTGCAGTTTGATGATCCAATCAACATCCAGTTTACATCC GGAACCACGGGAAGACCAAAGGGTGCGACTTTAACTCATCACAACATCGTGAACAACCAATGGTTCGTCGGACGTCGGCTGGGATATCATGAAATG CACCACAGACTTTGCATGGCAGTACCGCTGTATCACTGTTTCGGCATGGTGTTGGCCTCCATGGCAGCAGCTGTCTTTGGTACAACGATTGTCTCTCCTTCACCCAGCTTCGAGCCAGAACCAACTTTACAGGCCATACAAGAAGAGAG ATGCACATCCATATATGGCACCCCGACTATGTTTATCGACATGCTTCATCATCCGAACTTTGACAAGTACAGGTTGACAAGTCTAAACACCG GATTAATCGGAGGGTCATACTGTCCCGCAGAACTCATGAAACAAGTGGTGTCCCAAATGCACTGCCCTGAGATCTGT atTCCTTACGGCACCACTGAGAACGGCCCCCTCACTTTCTTGGGGCACAAGTGTGACAATCTGGAGAGGAAATGCAACACCATAGGACAACCTTTACCTCACGTAGAG gtAAAAATCGTGAACATCAATGGAGAGATAACGCCTGTGAATGTGCCCGGCGAACTGTGGACACGAGGTCATGGGACCATGCACGGTTATTGGGGCGACCGTGACAAAACTACTGAAGTCATTGGGCCTGACAGGTGGTACAGAACCGG AGACGTAGCTGTGTTGGACGAGCAGGGCTACGGGCGGATTGTGGGGAGAATTAAGGACATCAGGGGAGGAGAGAACATATACCCCAGGGAGATAGAGGAGTTTCTGCACACACATCCCAAGGTGAAGGATGTACAG GTGATTGGAGTACCAGACGAGAGGATGGGGGAGGAAGTTTGTGCTTGGATCAAACTGAAGGAGGGAGAAAATATGGTCGAGAATGATGTCAAAACATTCTGCAAAGGACAG ATTTCACATTTTAAGATCCCTCGCTACATCAGATTTGTAGAAGAATTCCCACTGACAGTAACCGGAAAG GTGCAGAAGTACAAGATGCGGGAACAGATGGTCAAGGAGCTTGGTCTGCAGAGATAA
- the LOC118414095 gene encoding medium-chain acyl-CoA ligase ACSF2, mitochondrial-like isoform X2 produces MFVFKRGNVRRTFQQFFEECDQLAAGLVALGLKRGDRVGMWGPNTLEWVLTQFATARAGLIMVSINPAYQVNELVHALKKVGCRAIISASTFKTQDYYKMLHQALPELDRCKAGQLKAKGLPMLETIIMLGEEKFPGTFSFPEVQEMGDHAHRRTVLEMQDKLQFDDPINIQFTSGTTGRPKGATLTHHNIVNNQWFVGRRLGYHEMHHRLCMAVPLYHCFGMVLASMAAAVFGTTIVSPSPSFEPEPTLQAIQEERCTSIYGTPTMFIDMLHHPNFDKYRLTSLNTGLIGGSYCPAELMKQVVSQMHCPEICIPYGTTENGPLTFLGHKCDNLERKCNTIGQPLPHVEVKIVNINGEITPVNVPGELWTRGHGTMHGYWGDRDKTTEVIGPDRWYRTGDVAVLDEQGYGRIVGRIKDIRGGENIYPREIEEFLHTHPKVKDVQVIGVPDERMGEEVCAWIKLKEGENMVENDVKTFCKGQISHFKIPRYIRFVEEFPLTVTGKVQKYKMREQMVKELGLQR; encoded by the exons ATGTTCGTCTTCAAGAGGGGAAACGTTCGCCGGACGTTCCAACAGTTTTTTGAAGAG TGTGATCAGTTGGCAGCAGGGCTGGTGGCCTTGGGGCTCAAAAGAGGGGACAGGGTTGGGATGTGGGGGCCGAACACACTGGAGTGGGTATTGACGCAGTTCGCAACAGCCAGGGCTGGCTTGATCATG GTGAGCATAAATCCAGCATACCAGGTCAACGAGCTGGTCCATGCGCTGAAAAAG GTTGGATGCCGTGCCATCATCTCAGCCTCTACCTTTAAGACTCAAGATTATTATAAGATGCTTCACCAAGCGCTCCCTGAACTGGACAGATGCAAGGCTGGGCAGCTGAAAGCGAAAGG TTTGCCAATGCTTGAAACAATCATCATGCTTGGCGAGGAAAAATTTCCGGGAACTTTCTCGTTCCCGGAAGTCCAAGAAATGGGTGACCACGCCCACAGGAGGACTGTCCTGGAAATGCAGGACAAGCTGCAGTTTGATGATCCAATCAACATCCAGTTTACATCC GGAACCACGGGAAGACCAAAGGGTGCGACTTTAACTCATCACAACATCGTGAACAACCAATGGTTCGTCGGACGTCGGCTGGGATATCATGAAATG CACCACAGACTTTGCATGGCAGTACCGCTGTATCACTGTTTCGGCATGGTGTTGGCCTCCATGGCAGCAGCTGTCTTTGGTACAACGATTGTCTCTCCTTCACCCAGCTTCGAGCCAGAACCAACTTTACAGGCCATACAAGAAGAGAG ATGCACATCCATATATGGCACCCCGACTATGTTTATCGACATGCTTCATCATCCGAACTTTGACAAGTACAGGTTGACAAGTCTAAACACCG GATTAATCGGAGGGTCATACTGTCCCGCAGAACTCATGAAACAAGTGGTGTCCCAAATGCACTGCCCTGAGATCTGT atTCCTTACGGCACCACTGAGAACGGCCCCCTCACTTTCTTGGGGCACAAGTGTGACAATCTGGAGAGGAAATGCAACACCATAGGACAACCTTTACCTCACGTAGAG gtAAAAATCGTGAACATCAATGGAGAGATAACGCCTGTGAATGTGCCCGGCGAACTGTGGACACGAGGTCATGGGACCATGCACGGTTATTGGGGCGACCGTGACAAAACTACTGAAGTCATTGGGCCTGACAGGTGGTACAGAACCGG AGACGTAGCTGTGTTGGACGAGCAGGGCTACGGGCGGATTGTGGGGAGAATTAAGGACATCAGGGGAGGAGAGAACATATACCCCAGGGAGATAGAGGAGTTTCTGCACACACATCCCAAGGTGAAGGATGTACAG GTGATTGGAGTACCAGACGAGAGGATGGGGGAGGAAGTTTGTGCTTGGATCAAACTGAAGGAGGGAGAAAATATGGTCGAGAATGATGTCAAAACATTCTGCAAAGGACAG ATTTCACATTTTAAGATCCCTCGCTACATCAGATTTGTAGAAGAATTCCCACTGACAGTAACCGGAAAG GTGCAGAAGTACAAGATGCGGGAACAGATGGTCAAGGAGCTTGGTCTGCAGAGATAA
- the LOC118414094 gene encoding cilia- and flagella-associated protein 206-like, producing MSRAQAESVIKNIIREIAQECASKGQAVSETLVAFMVKAVVLDPNNEFNVDRTLTKDDVQKLIKICVERLLDTRSPALDTVKMQVYFDMNYTTRADFLEEHRRVLEQRLQPVVRDITDSRARTREELESLYRKIVSAVLLRSGLGSPTDIAVVREATAALQSVFPQTELGTFMSLVKRDKERQLKELTLIVTGIRLFNKECGKGGEGIDDLPAILNEAVPATTQNVDAEIQITTRMAHKYTALIEKMQADPTLEGPSLQLLKESLINSRQHEAFLRILLNDVIGCAQQVELLESQLATRMEQLKDTVRSKTAVPTSHVYPQFIALAHLWSGFQDEMVLLSVLSNILASLEPFTKTHREMFTEEVLAPFLGDVEVRGDEQRIRETTGMEFRVDPSEFRIREGIEFLFPETTKNFEKLPLQYRGYCGFTLVANDRLLLPGNPEIGVLHYRENYYVFTSKQAALEFAKDPDIFILQVAECAKKSPELIQLLELHQQFATITPYAQGDQGRMIEKPVTKCDSGTQTDTHFMESNIVKSYEWNEWELRRKAIKLANLRKKVTHSQQTNLSNMRRDNVTQVYLPKDQGSQTKTEDGTNVPKPQVYLAGLRGGGVKPTEMVKVDLTRDVDEDM from the exons ATGTCTCGAGCACAGGCAGAGAGTGTCATTAAGAACATCATCCGAGAGATAGCCCAGGAGTGCGCCAGTAAGGGACAGGCAGTCTCGGAGACGTTGGTGGCTTTTATG GTGAAAGCAGTGGTTTTGGACCCAAACAATGAATTCAATGTAGACAGAACTTTAACCAAGGATGATGTGCAGAAGCTTATCAAG ATCTGTGTGGAACGACTACTGGACACCCGTTCCCCTGCACTGGACACAGTCAAGATGCAGGTGTACTTTGACATGAACTACACCACCAGAG CTGATTTCCTGGAGGAGCATCGCAGGGTGCTGGAGCAGCGTCTGCAGCCCGTGGTGCGTGACATCACGGACAGCCGTGCACGTACGCGGGAGGAGCTGGAGAGTCTGTACCGCAAGATTGTGTCCGCTGTGCTGCTCCGCTCAGGCTTGGGATCTCCAACAGATATCGCTGTTGTCAGAGAGGCAACAG CTGCCCTGCAGAGTGTGTTCCCCCAGACAGAGCTGGGTACGTTCATGTCGCTGGTGAAGAGAGACAAGGAGCGCCAGCTGAAGGAGCTGACTCTTATCGTTACCGGGATCCGGCTCTTCAACAAGGAGTGTGGCAAGGGCGGAGAGGGCATCGATGATT TGCCTGCCATCCTGAATGAAGCCGTCCCAGCGACCACACAGAATGTGGATGCAGAGATCCAGATCACCACACGGATGGCTCACAAATACACGG CTCTGATAGAGAAGATGCAGGCTGACCCCACCCTGGAGGGCCCCTCCCTACAGCTGCTGAAGGAGTCTCTCATCAACAGTCGGCAGCACGAGGCCTTCCTCAGGATTCTACTG AATGATGTGATTGGCTGTGCCCAGCAAGTGGAACTTCTGGAGTCCCAGCTGGCTACCCGGATGGAACAGTTGAAGGACACAGTGCGCTCCAAGACTGCTGTCCCCACCTCTCATGTCTAT CCCCAGTTCATCGCGCTGGCCCACCTGTGGAGCGGCTTCCAGGACGAGATGGTCCTACTGAGCGTGCTCAGTAACATCCTGGCCAGCCTGGAGCCCTTCACCAAGACTCACCGCGAGATGTTCACAGAGGAGGTCCTGGCGCCCTTCCTGGGAGAcgtggaggtcagaggtgacGAGCAGAGGATCCGAGAG ACCACTGGTATGGAGTTCAGAGTGGACCCGTCTGAGTTCAGAATCAGGGAGGGTATCGAGTTCCTCTTCCCAGAGACAACCAAGAACTTTGAGAAGCTGCCACTCCAGTATAGG GGGTACTGTGGTTTCACGCTGGTTGCCAACGACCGTCTGCTGTTGCCAGGCAACCCGGAGATCGGTGTTCTTCACTATCGCGAGAACTACTACGTCTTCACCTCCAAACAGGCTGCTCTGGAGTTTGCCAAGGATCCTGACAT TTTTATCCTACAGGTGGCAGAGTGTGCCAAGAAGTCCCCAGAGTTGATCCAACTACTGGAACTCCACCAACAGTTTGCCACCATCACTCCTTATGCACAG GGAGACCAGGGCAGAATGATTGAGAAGCCGGTAACGAAGTGTGACAGCGGCACACAGACGGACACGCACTTCATGGAGTCCAACATCGTCAAGTCGTACGAGTGGAACGAGTGGGAGCTACGCAGGAAGGCCATCAAACTG GCTAACCTGCGGAAGAAGGTGACCCACTCCCAGCAGACCAACCTGAGCAACATGAGAAGAGACAACGTCACTCAAGTCTACCTGCCCAA GGACCAAGGCTCCCAGACCAAGACAGAGGACGGCACCAACGTGCCCAAACCACAGGTGTACCTGGCCGGCCTGCGAGGGGGCGGAGTCAAGCCCACAGAAATGGTCAAGGTCGACCTCACCAGGGACGTGGATGAGGACATGTAA